GGGTTGCGCGCGCTCACCGGCCTGTTGGACGGCCGGCCGCCGGGGCCGGAGTCTTCGGTCTCGAAGCTCTATTGGAGCGAGTACCACCAGCGTGTGATGGATGTCGCGATCCGCATTCTCGGTGCCGACGCCCTCACACCGGAGGGTCGGTGGCCGACGAACATGGTTCGCACCGACGATCCCGGCGCACCGAACGACAGCGCATCCTGGGTCGGGACGTTCCTGAACGCTCGCGCGGGAACGATCTACGCCGGAACGTCACAGGTGCAGCGCAACATCCTCGGTGAACAGGTGCTCGGTCTCCCGCGGGAGCCGCGCCCGTGAACAAGACTCGAAAGTCTTCGATGCGTCCGCGCTCCTCGCGTTCCTCCAGGGGAAGGACGGCGCGGAAACCGTCGAGGAGGTCCTCGTCGACGGTGGTGCGTGTGGTGCGGCGAACTGGTCGGAGGTCGCGCAGAAGGTCAGGGCGCACGACCGCGACTGGGGCCTCGCTCGGTCACTGCTGTTCAGCTACGGCCTCGAGGTCGAACCGGTCGACGTCGACGACGCCGAATGGGCTGCGCGCCGCTGGAAGGCCGGGCAGGGGCTGTCGCTCGCCGATCGACTCTGTCTGGCGCTGGGGCACCGGTTCGACGCCGAGATCTGGACCGCCGACGCCAAGTGGGGGACCGAGGAACGGATCCGTGAAATCCGCTGACCACCCTGGCACGAGCCGCTGGGCGATGTGCAGCGGTTCGCGTCCCGTGCTCCCTCGCCCTCGAGCGCGATCACGCTCGAGAGTCCGGCGATCCCTGCTTCGCCGACAAGTGTTCGCGTGGTGCCGCAGCCCGACGAGGCCGGATCCCGACGACGTGAACACGAACCGCCCGTAACCCTGGTCACCCATCACCCGATACGCCGGCACCGCTCGGCCACCCGCGGACACGATCTCGTCGACCGCGATGTCGGCCGCCGCCGCACCACCACCACGCGCCCGTCGAACGTGATGTCTTCCGCCATCGTGCTCAGCGGATCGCGCCGCGGTCGCGGAGCGCGCTGATGTCTTCGGGCTTGTACGAGAGCCAGCGCAAGATGTCGTCAGTGTGTTCACCGAGTTCCGGTGCGAGGCGGTGCGGCGTGATGTCGGCGGCGCTGACGCGCACCAGGTGCGAGATCTCACGCACCATGCCGAGCGTCGGGTGCTCGACCTCTGCCACCCGTCCCATCGCGCGTTGCGCGGGATCGACCATGAACGCGTGCATGTTCGAACCGACGGGCTCGGCCGCGGGAGCGCCGGTCGCGGCCAATGCCGCGAGCCACGCCCCGGTGGTCGCGCCCCGGAACACGTCGCTCAACTGGCCGCCGATACCGTCGCTCGCTCGATCGTCCGAATGGAGCTCGGCCGAGATCGCCGCGCCGAGCGCGGCGATCTCGTCATCGGTTCGCGCGGTCACGCAGATCCACCCGTCGGCGGTCTCGTAGAGACGCTCGAACGGACCGACCCCGAGCTGGAGCGGATCGAGCGATCCCGCTCCCACGGCTGCACCGTCGCGGTCGCGTCCGACGTGAGCCATCATGCCCATCGCCGCATTGAGCTGCGGGTTCTCACACGACAGTGCCTTGCCGGTGCGCCGCCGGTGCAGCAGCGCGATCAGGAGGGCGATGGCACCGAGGAGGCCGTTGCCGGGATCCTCGTTTCCCGTCGACGGCAGCGGCGGGTTGAACTGTCCCGCAACCTCGTACGACGCACCGACGTATCCGGACATCATTGGCGCGAAGCTCTGGCGCATCATGTGCGGGCCGCTCGATCCCCATCCCGGTGCGTACAGGTAGATCACGTCTGGGCGCTTCGCGCGTACCTGTTCGACGCCGAGGCCAAGGCGCTCGGCTGCACCGGGACGCAGGTTGTGATGCACCGCATCGGCCCACGCGAGGAGCCCGTCGACCGCGGGCCGCAGACCGGGGTCCTTGAGGTTCGCCGCGAGCGCGCGTTTGCCGGCCTGGGCCGAGAAGAAGGGCCGCTCGATGCCGCGCAGTGGATCACCCGCAACCGGCTCGAGCTTGATCACGTCGGCGCCGAGGTCGGCGAGCACGCGCGAGGAGTACGGACCCGCGTAGAACGCCCCGAAGTCGACGATCCTCACGTCGTGGAGCAGCGGGCGTTCGTCGGGCGCACCCGGTGGCGCCGATGCCTGTTGCCACGGTGTAGGCATCGCGACGCGCGCCAGTTCCCTGAGTACCTCGTGGCTGTGGCGGCCGTGCGGCGGCGCTGCGGTCGGGAGCAAGGGTGGTTCACCGTCGAACCGGATCGCGGGGGCGACCTGCTCGACGACGCCGAGCACAGCGTCGTCGACTTCGACGACCATCTGGTTGTCCCGCGCCTGGGGTTCGTCGAATACCGACGGCGGCACCAGGTGTTCGACGGCGCACACGTCGGCGGCCATCAGACGGTCGACCCAGTAGGCGCGTGGCTGGGACGCGAAGATGCCGTGGATCTCGCCTTCGAGGATGTCGGCCTGTTCGGGGGTGAGGGGCACACCCATGTCGATGCCGTCCTCGCTCGGCGGAATCCGGTCGGCGAGCCCGAGGACTCGCATGAGGCGACCGAACGCGCCGACGGCGCCGGTGTGGATCCCGACGTACTCACCGTCGCTGCACACGAAGGACCTCGTGATGAGCCGCATCCTCGCGGCGCCGCCCAGTGTCGGCGCCAGGTTCTCCTTCGCCGCGACCGACGCGTCGGACTCGCCCCAGAGCATCGAGTGGAACGCGAGCGCGCCGTCGAACAGCGACGTGTCGACGTGGCGCCCGATACCGTCGGCCATGCGGCGATATAGCCCGGCCAGAATGCCGATCACTGCGAGCTGTGCAGCACCGGTCGACGCGAACGGCAGCCCCTGGAAGATCGGCCCCTCACGGTGTCCGGCCTGCTGGGCCATCGTGCCGACCAGCGCGTGCACCAACGGCTCGTAGGCGGGAAGATCGGTATGCGGACCCACCTGACCGAAGGCCGTGATCGATGCGTACACGAGGCCGGCATTGAGTTCGTGCAGGGTGTCGTACCCGAGGCCGCGTTCGCTCGCTCGGCCTGGTGTCCAGCTCTCGATGAAGGCGTCGGCGCGCGACGCGAGTTCGAGGATTGTGTCGCGATCAGTGGCGTCGTCGACGTCGAGCACGATGCTCCGCTTGCCCCGGTTGAACACGGATGCCGCAGCCGGGTGGATGCGACGCGTGATGTCACCGTCGGGGGGCTCGACCCACGTGACCTCGGCGCCGTAACCGGCGAGGATCCCCGATGCCTGGGGCCCCGCGGTTCCCGCGGAGCAATCGACCACGCGGAGTCCTTGCAAGAGCGATGCCATCTCACCAGCGTACGACGCGAGGATCTGCTCCGATAGCGTCACCACTTTCGGCGAACGGAGATGTCATGGGTTGGGAACAGTTTCGCTACGACGGAAAGCGCGTGCTCGTCTCGGGCGGCGCCACCGGAATGGGCGCGGCCGTCGCGAGGCTTGTCAGCGAGCTGGGAGGCGAGGTGGTCGTCGCCGACGTGGCACCCGTCGATCCCACCGTTGCGCAATCGGTGCGGATGGATCTTCGCGATCGGTCGTCGATCGACGCCGCGCTTGCCGAAATCGGTGGTCCGATCCACTCGATCTTCTCGTGCGCGGGTGTGTCGGGTGCTCCCTTCGCGCCCGTCGACGTCATGCTCGTCAACTTCGTCGGCGCGAGGCACCTCGTCGAGTCGGCGATCGAGTCACTGATGGGGAGCGGCTCGTCGATCGCGTTCATCTCCTCGATCGGCGGCCTCGGCTGGGAGCGGGAGCTGGTGCGCATCATCGAGCTCCTCGACACCCCCGACTTCGCGGCCGCGCAGGTGTGGTGTGAGTCCAACCTCGTCGGTGAACCCGCGCAGGCCGAGGAGTTGGCGGCCGCCGCGTACGTGTTCTCCAAGCAGACCATCGATGCGTACGTCCAGCGCCAGGCCGTTCCGCTGTGTCACCGGGGTATTCGCATCAACGCCACGGGCCCCGGCCCGACCCAGACGCCGTTGATGGACGCAACACCGAGTTGGCAGGTGTTCGGCGACGTCCTGTTCAAGAGCGCGATGCGACGCGAGCCGTCGACGCCAGAGGAGCAGGCGCCACCGCTCGTCTTCCTGAACAGCGATGCCGCGGGCAGTGTGAGCGGACAGGTGCTCAATGTCGACGCGGGGTACACGGCCGGAGGCTTCCTCGGCGTACACGACACGCCACTGGTGGAGTCACTCGTGCCGCGGGAGGTCCCTGCCACGTAGCGTGGAACGCAGTCGACCAATCGAGGACCGAGCCGAGGGAGCCATCATGCGCGACTACGAGATCGTGTCGACCGACTCACACCTCGAAGTCCCGCCGTACATGTGGGAGCCCTTCGTCGACGCCGAGTTCCGTGAATACGTGCCCAAGGTCGTGCAGTTGCCGGGTGGAGGCGACGCGTGGCTCATGCCGGGCAAGACCCAACCGGTGCCCCTCGGACTGAACTTTTCCGCCGGGCGCGGCTGGGAGCATCTCAAGACGTCCGGGATCTCGTACGCCGACGGGCTCGTCGGGGCGGGCGACGCGAAACAGCGCCTTGCCGAGATGGACCAGGACGGCGTCGACGCCGAGATCTTGTTCCCCGCCGTCTCCGGTCAGCGCACGCTCGACGTCGCTGCCATCCCCAACGAGGCGTACGTCGCGCTCGCGCGTGGTTACAACGACTGGCTGTCAGAGGAGTACACCGCTGAGGACCCCAACCGCTTGCTCGGCCTCGCGATCCTCCCCGGCGCGTCGATCGACGACTCGGTCGCAGAGCTCGAGCGGGTGGCAGCCATGCCCGGCATCCGCGGGGTCGTGCTGCACCACTGGCCGAACGGAACGCCGGTGCCGAAACCCGACGAGGACGATCGGTTCTGGCAGCGCGCCCTCGAGCTCGACGTACCGATCACTGCGCACGTGAGCTTCGGAGGTGGCGACGTCGCCGAGCAGGCGGCGATCGCGCGGGCGACCGAGTCGGGTGTATCGCTGCTGAACTTCGCGCCGATGACTCGGATGCTGTCGAAGACCGTCACGCACGGCGGCCAGGTCGTGCAGCTCATCCAGCACGGGACCTTCGATCGCTTCCCCGAGCTCCAGCTCTTCTTCGCCGAGACACAGATCGGTTGGATCCCCGAGTTCAAGGAGGACGCCGACGAGAACTGGCGACGGCACCGCTACTGGAGCGGCGCCGACCAGTGGGCGCACGAACCGAGTTGGTACGTGGATCACAACACCAACTGGGGCTTCCAGGTCGACCGATTCGGCCTCAAGGTTCGTCACGACATCGGGATCGATCGCGTGCAGTGGTCTACCGACTTTCCCCACGTGCAGTGCGACTGGCCGAGGTCTCTTCAGGTGATCGACGACCAGTTCCGCGACATCCCCGACGACGAGCGACGCAAGATAATCTGCGAGAACGCCGTTCGCTACTTCCGGCTCGACCGTGAGCGGACCACCGCATGACCGGTCTGCTCGACGGCGTGAAGGTCGTCGAGACGGGCGTGTTGATGACGGTCGACCACCTCGGCCGGCTCCTCGGCGACGAGGGGGCCGACGTGGTGAAGGTCGAGACGCCTGAGGTGGGCGACTATCTCCGCAACATCATGACGCGGTTCGCGCCCGACTGGTCCGCGTTCCATCTCACCCTGAACCGCAACAAACGCAGCCTGACGTGCGACGCGCGTCTTCCCGAGGGCCAGGAGATCATGCGACGGCTCCTCGCCGATGCCGACGTGTTCATCACCGGCAACATCGGCGACACGAACCGCAAGCTCGGGCTCGATTACGACGCGGTGCGCGACGTCAAGCCCGACATCGTGTACTGCCAGGCGACGGGGTTCGGCGCGTCGGGTCCGTACGCCAACGTGCCGACGCACGGGCAGATGATGGACGCGCTGGGCGGGAGCGCGCCACCGATGCACCTCGATGACCGCGGGTTCGTCGAGCCGACGAGCCCGGCGATCGTGGGAAGCGGTGGCGTCGTGCTCGGTCCCCTCTACGCCGCGTTCGGAGTGGCGGCGGCCCTCGCCCGCGCGGCGCGGACCGGTGCCGGCTGTTACCTCGACGTCTCCTGCGCCGACGCGGTACTCGCGGCGAAGTGGCTCGTTGCGCTCCCGTTGCTCAATCCGGAGAAGGTCGACCAGAGCTCTCCGGGAGGCGCGACGGGGGGTGGCGCGGGCGACTCTGCGAAATACCAGTACTACGAGACGGCCGACCGCAAGTACATGTTGTTCTGCGCGATCGAAGCCAAGTTCTGGAAGAACTGGTGTGCGGCAGCGGGACGCGAGGACCTGCTCGGTGACCACCGCGAGGATCTCGTCGTCGACTTCGGCGGGGGCGAGGACGAGCTGCGGCGCGAGATCCAGAAGACGTTCCACACCAAGACGCTCGACGAATGGATGGCGATCGCGATCGAACACGACATCGCGATGGGGCCTGCCCTGGGCTTCGGCGACGTCCAGGACGATCCGCACCTGCGTGCGCGCGGGCAACTAGTCGTGGAGCACAACCCCCTCTTCGGTGCCATGCTCACGCTCGGCAATCCGGTCCTCGTCCCGGGGCGCGACTTCACCGTCCGGTCCGCGCCGGCGCACGGCGAGCACACCGACGAGTTGCTTTCCGAACTCGGGTACGACGAAGCCGCGCGAGCACGGCTGCGCGCCGCCGGCGTCGTCTGAGATCGCTCGAACTGCCTGTGTTGCCAGACATCGGTCGCGGTCCCGCGCAGGCAACCTCCCCCTCCAACAATGCTCACGAAGGCGCGAGCACTGTTGGAGGTGATGCGAGGACTTTCCAACCCTCTGCACCCCGCGGCGTCGCTGATCGGCACCCGGGCCAATGGTGTGCGTGTGCGGAGCGGATCC
The genomic region above belongs to Acidimicrobiia bacterium and contains:
- a CDS encoding type II toxin-antitoxin system VapC family toxin, with product MNRCSVSRGSRAREQDSKVFDASALLAFLQGKDGAETVEEVLVDGGACGAANWSEVAQKVRAHDRDWGLARSLLFSYGLEVEPVDVDDAEWAARRWKAGQGLSLADRLCLALGHRFDAEIWTADAKWGTEERIREIR
- a CDS encoding amidohydrolase family protein; its protein translation is MRDYEIVSTDSHLEVPPYMWEPFVDAEFREYVPKVVQLPGGGDAWLMPGKTQPVPLGLNFSAGRGWEHLKTSGISYADGLVGAGDAKQRLAEMDQDGVDAEILFPAVSGQRTLDVAAIPNEAYVALARGYNDWLSEEYTAEDPNRLLGLAILPGASIDDSVAELERVAAMPGIRGVVLHHWPNGTPVPKPDEDDRFWQRALELDVPITAHVSFGGGDVAEQAAIARATESGVSLLNFAPMTRMLSKTVTHGGQVVQLIQHGTFDRFPELQLFFAETQIGWIPEFKEDADENWRRHRYWSGADQWAHEPSWYVDHNTNWGFQVDRFGLKVRHDIGIDRVQWSTDFPHVQCDWPRSLQVIDDQFRDIPDDERRKIICENAVRYFRLDRERTTA
- a CDS encoding CaiB/BaiF CoA-transferase family protein, whose amino-acid sequence is MTGLLDGVKVVETGVLMTVDHLGRLLGDEGADVVKVETPEVGDYLRNIMTRFAPDWSAFHLTLNRNKRSLTCDARLPEGQEIMRRLLADADVFITGNIGDTNRKLGLDYDAVRDVKPDIVYCQATGFGASGPYANVPTHGQMMDALGGSAPPMHLDDRGFVEPTSPAIVGSGGVVLGPLYAAFGVAAALARAARTGAGCYLDVSCADAVLAAKWLVALPLLNPEKVDQSSPGGATGGGAGDSAKYQYYETADRKYMLFCAIEAKFWKNWCAAAGREDLLGDHREDLVVDFGGGEDELRREIQKTFHTKTLDEWMAIAIEHDIAMGPALGFGDVQDDPHLRARGQLVVEHNPLFGAMLTLGNPVLVPGRDFTVRSAPAHGEHTDELLSELGYDEAARARLRAAGVV
- a CDS encoding SDR family oxidoreductase, which codes for MGWEQFRYDGKRVLVSGGATGMGAAVARLVSELGGEVVVADVAPVDPTVAQSVRMDLRDRSSIDAALAEIGGPIHSIFSCAGVSGAPFAPVDVMLVNFVGARHLVESAIESLMGSGSSIAFISSIGGLGWERELVRIIELLDTPDFAAAQVWCESNLVGEPAQAEELAAAAYVFSKQTIDAYVQRQAVPLCHRGIRINATGPGPTQTPLMDATPSWQVFGDVLFKSAMRREPSTPEEQAPPLVFLNSDAAGSVSGQVLNVDAGYTAGGFLGVHDTPLVESLVPREVPAT
- a CDS encoding CoA transferase yields the protein MASLLQGLRVVDCSAGTAGPQASGILAGYGAEVTWVEPPDGDITRRIHPAAASVFNRGKRSIVLDVDDATDRDTILELASRADAFIESWTPGRASERGLGYDTLHELNAGLVYASITAFGQVGPHTDLPAYEPLVHALVGTMAQQAGHREGPIFQGLPFASTGAAQLAVIGILAGLYRRMADGIGRHVDTSLFDGALAFHSMLWGESDASVAAKENLAPTLGGAARMRLITRSFVCSDGEYVGIHTGAVGAFGRLMRVLGLADRIPPSEDGIDMGVPLTPEQADILEGEIHGIFASQPRAYWVDRLMAADVCAVEHLVPPSVFDEPQARDNQMVVEVDDAVLGVVEQVAPAIRFDGEPPLLPTAAPPHGRHSHEVLRELARVAMPTPWQQASAPPGAPDERPLLHDVRIVDFGAFYAGPYSSRVLADLGADVIKLEPVAGDPLRGIERPFFSAQAGKRALAANLKDPGLRPAVDGLLAWADAVHHNLRPGAAERLGLGVEQVRAKRPDVIYLYAPGWGSSGPHMMRQSFAPMMSGYVGASYEVAGQFNPPLPSTGNEDPGNGLLGAIALLIALLHRRRTGKALSCENPQLNAAMGMMAHVGRDRDGAAVGAGSLDPLQLGVGPFERLYETADGWICVTARTDDEIAALGAAISAELHSDDRASDGIGGQLSDVFRGATTGAWLAALAATGAPAAEPVGSNMHAFMVDPAQRAMGRVAEVEHPTLGMVREISHLVRVSAADITPHRLAPELGEHTDDILRWLSYKPEDISALRDRGAIR